DNA sequence from the Thermodesulfitimonas autotrophica genome:
GGGGATAAGGTGGCGGTGCATAACGCGGTGGTTTTAGGGGCAACAGTAGCGAGCGGCGCGACAGTAGGTCCTTTTACTTACCTCCGCCCGGGTACCGTTGTCGGTCCGGGGGCGAAGGTTGGCGGTTTTGTTGAGGTGAAAAAGTCGGTTATCGGGGAAGGGAGTAAAGTCCCGCACTTGAGTTATATCGGTGATGCGGAAATCGGCCGCTCGGTAAATGTAGGCGCGGGGACCATTACCTGCAATTACGACGGCCGGCGGAAATGGCCGACGGTGATTGAGGACGGGGCCTTCATCGGGTCTAACACCAATCTTGTGGCCCCTGTTCGGGTAGGCAAGGGGGCCTATATCGGGGCGGGTTCGACCATTACCAGAGACGTCCCTGCCGGGGCGCTGGGGATTGCCCGGAGCCGGCAGCGGAATATTCCTGACTGGGTGAAAAAGAAAGGAAGAGAGTGAGGTAGCGTACCCATGCTTTCCCGCCATAAGAATATGCGTATCTTTTCGGGGAACGCCAATCAGAAATTGGCGGAGGAAATCTGCAACTACCTGGGAGTGCCCTTAGGGGATTCGGCGGTGGGGCGCTTTTCTGATGGGGAAATCTGGGTCCGGATTAACGAGAATGTGCGGGGAACAGATGCGTTCGTTATCCAGCCCACCTGCTGGCCGGTTAATGAGAACCTGATGGAGTTACTCATTATGATTGACGCCCTGCGGCGCGCTTCCGCCCGGCGAATAACGGCGGTTATTCCTTATTACGGCTACGCGCGTCAGGACAGGAAGACCAGGGGGCGGGAACCGATTACGGCGAAGCTGGTTGCCAACCTCATCACCTCGGCGGGTGCCCGCCGGGTACTAACGGTGGACCTTCACGCGGGGCAGATCCAGGGCTTTTTCGACATTCCGGTTGACCACCTGCCCGCCGGCCCCATGCTGGCACAGCATCTGATGCGGCGGGGGCTTGAGGATATTGTGGTGGTGGCGCCGGACGTCGGCGGGGTGGTCCGGGCCCGCGAACTCGCCAAAAGGATGGGTGCGCCGCTGGCGGTGATTGACAAGCGGCGCCCTGAGCCTAACGAGGCGGAAGTGATGAACATCATCGGCCCCATTAAGGGTAAAACGGCGGTGATGGTGGACGACATTATCGATACCGCCGGAACGATTACGAAGGGTGCCCAAGCTCTTTGCGACTGGGGCGCCCGCGAGGTTTACGTGCTCTGCACCCACCCGGTTTTTTCCGGGACCGCGGTCGAACGCCTTAGCACGCCGGCCATTAAAGAGATCCTGGTGACCAACACCATTCCCGTTCCGCCAGAAAAGATGCTTGACAAGATAACGGTCGTTTCTGTGGCGCCCCTTCTCGGCGAAGCGATTATCCGGATTCACGAGGACCTTTCCGTATCGAAGCTCTTTGATTGATTGTCGCCGGGCGGTTTCGCCGCCGG
Encoded proteins:
- a CDS encoding ribose-phosphate diphosphokinase, which codes for MLSRHKNMRIFSGNANQKLAEEICNYLGVPLGDSAVGRFSDGEIWVRINENVRGTDAFVIQPTCWPVNENLMELLIMIDALRRASARRITAVIPYYGYARQDRKTRGREPITAKLVANLITSAGARRVLTVDLHAGQIQGFFDIPVDHLPAGPMLAQHLMRRGLEDIVVVAPDVGGVVRARELAKRMGAPLAVIDKRRPEPNEAEVMNIIGPIKGKTAVMVDDIIDTAGTITKGAQALCDWGAREVYVLCTHPVFSGTAVERLSTPAIKEILVTNTIPVPPEKMLDKITVVSVAPLLGEAIIRIHEDLSVSKLFD